Part of the Pirellulales bacterium genome is shown below.
CCTTATTGGTCGTCGAGGAGGTCGAGAACGGTCTCGACCCGCGAACACTCAACATGCTCGTCGAGGAGATCCGCGCGGCCATTACGCTCGGCACGACGCAGGTCATTCTCACGACCCACTCGCCTTACCTGCTCGATTTGCTCGCCCTAGAGCACATTGTCGTTGTGGAGCGAATCGACGGCGAACCGGTTTTCACCCGCCCCAACAAAGAGGAGCTTGCCTCGTGGGCGGAATCGTTTTCGCCAGGGCGGCTGTACACGATGGGGCGCCTCACGCGGAACGACCGATGAAGGTAGGCATCCTCGTCGAGTGTGGCCCCGACGGCATGGAACATCACATGTGCCGCCGCGTCGGCGAATTGTTGGCGCACGAAACGGGCCTCGATTTGGAAGTAGACGTCGTCCCCATGGACAACAAAGAGCGACTGCTGGAGGAATGCGGTACCGCTGCGCGCGACCTCCTGGAAAATGGCTGTGATCGCGTCGTTATCTTATGGGACGAGCGTCCCGCCTTGCCGGTTGCGCAGGTGCGGAGCTTTTTGCCGTTTCGTCGAAAAGCTGGTTGGCCCGTGATCCGCCGCGCTACGCGATGAAACGCCATTCGTAGCCCGTTGGCCGTTTAGCCTATGGCTGTCTGGCATTTTTTTCGACGTTAGCGGTTGTAGGGGCAATCTGCTTGCAGAGGCACAACATCGCAGCCGCGAAAGGGTTATATTGACGGTGAAGGGCATTTGTGATCCCAGTTCGCGCGAACCATGAAAAACGTCACCTTCCACTCCGTCACGATCGACCGTTTCCGAGGATTTCGGCACCTCGAGCTGGACGGGTTAGAGCGCTTCAACCTGATTCTCGGCCGCAACAACGTCGGCAAAACCGCGCTGCTTGAGTCGTTGTTTTTGTTGCTTGGACCAACCAATCCTCAACTCACCATTGCGGTCAGTGCGTTTCGAGGCATCGATCAATTTCGCTCCGATCCGGAAGACCTTTGGGGCTGGCTGTTTTATGAAAAGAACATGGACCAGGAAATCTCTTTGCACTGCGAAACAGATACGGGCAGGAGGAGCCTGAGAATCACCTTGACGGCGCCGAAAGAGGTCAACGTGAAGCGCGGGACAAAGGCAGCCGCTAGAAAAGCCCCGCGTGTCACGCAGGCCACAACCAACATTGGGCCGAGTGAGTTGCAGTTCCATTATCAAGACGAGAAACGACAGAACACGTTGTCGCGTGCCTACATCAAGGAAACGGGCATCGCACTCGAACACGGCCGCCAGATCAAATTCCCGACCAGTATCTTTGTGACCGCGCGCGGCGGATACGCGGCGGAAAATGCGGAGCGGTTCAGTAAGCTTGAAGAGGTTGGAAGGGAGCTGGAAATCGTTGAACCACTGCGGGTCATCGAGCCTCGTCTGAAGCGGCTGGCGGTCATCGTGACTGGCGCCGGCCCAATCATACACGGTGACATCGATCTCGGCCGTATGATTCCCTTGCCATTGATGGGCGAAGGAATTGGTCGCCTGATGACGCTGCTGCTCGCGGTGGCCGAATCAAAGGACGGCGTGGTGCTCATCGACGAGATCGAAACCGGTTTGCACTATTCGGCCATGCCGGCTGCGTGGACCGCCATCGCTCAGGCTGCCCGTGCATCCAACGTGCAGGTCTTCGCGACGACGCATAGCTTCGAGTGCATGCGGGCCGCGTACGAGTCTTTTGCCGACGCTGATCCTTATGATCTTGCCGTTCAGCGGATCGACCGGAGCGACGGCGAGGTTACGGCCACCGTGTATGACAAAGACATGCTTGAGACAGCCCTTACTTCTGGGATTGAAGTTCGATAATGATTGTGCCCAGCCGGCGTGACGCGGTCCGCCCTACGCCAATTGCGCGTTCCAAATTGTTGCTGGTCGAAGGCCTTTCCCCCGCCAACTTCTTTGAGGCGTTATGCCGGCATCTCGGCCTAAGCGACGCGATTGAGATTCGCAGCTACGGAGGCATCAACCAACTCCATGCGTACCTACGTGCCCAGGCCGCAGGCGAGGATTTTCGCCGCAACGTCCAATCGCTGCTCATCGCAAGAGATGCGGAGGACGACGCGGTGAAGGCAAAGCAATCTGTTCAGACGGCAATCGATGCGCTAAAACTTCATCCTTCGGTGAGAACTCAAATTGCGATTTTCCCGAACGAAGTTGCTGCCGGAATGATCGAGACGCTCTGCCTAAGTTCTGTCGCCGACCGCCCGCACTACCACTGCATTCATGATTTCGTCGTGTGCATTGAAGGCAACGGAATTCGGCTGCCGGAAGGCCACAAGCGCGACAAGCATCTCGCCCAGATGTACCTGGCGACCCAGGAGGAAGCGCAATTGTATCCGGGCATCGCGGCATATCGTCAAGCATGGCCATTCGATCACGTCGCATTCGATCGGCTTAGAGCAATGCTTGCCAACATGTAGCGCGCACGAAATGCTACCGGCTGGTCACACTTGGAGATTCGCCATGACACCCCTTCTTCCAGCCCATGACCGCGTCCGCCGGATTCTCGAAGACCTGGAAGCGGTCCGCGAGAACCTGCTGGCGCTGTCGGACGACATCTGGCAATCCATCGAGCACAACGACCCGCGAGCACTGGAAGAGGGCGTGGAATTCAAACGCCGCTATAACGAAAAAATGGCGGCGTTCGACGCG
Proteins encoded:
- a CDS encoding DUF3226 domain-containing protein — protein: MIVPSRRDAVRPTPIARSKLLLVEGLSPANFFEALCRHLGLSDAIEIRSYGGINQLHAYLRAQAAGEDFRRNVQSLLIARDAEDDAVKAKQSVQTAIDALKLHPSVRTQIAIFPNEVAAGMIETLCLSSVADRPHYHCIHDFVVCIEGNGIRLPEGHKRDKHLAQMYLATQEEAQLYPGIAAYRQAWPFDHVAFDRLRAMLANM
- a CDS encoding AAA family ATPase produces the protein MKNVTFHSVTIDRFRGFRHLELDGLERFNLILGRNNVGKTALLESLFLLLGPTNPQLTIAVSAFRGIDQFRSDPEDLWGWLFYEKNMDQEISLHCETDTGRRSLRITLTAPKEVNVKRGTKAAARKAPRVTQATTNIGPSELQFHYQDEKRQNTLSRAYIKETGIALEHGRQIKFPTSIFVTARGGYAAENAERFSKLEEVGRELEIVEPLRVIEPRLKRLAVIVTGAGPIIHGDIDLGRMIPLPLMGEGIGRLMTLLLAVAESKDGVVLIDEIETGLHYSAMPAAWTAIAQAARASNVQVFATTHSFECMRAAYESFADADPYDLAVQRIDRSDGEVTATVYDKDMLETALTSGIEVR